In the Quercus lobata isolate SW786 chromosome 5, ValleyOak3.0 Primary Assembly, whole genome shotgun sequence genome, one interval contains:
- the LOC115991881 gene encoding putative disease resistance RPP13-like protein 1, producing MHGLGNVVDVGEAQNAQLKKKIHLHDLELDFLDEGQFEEKGEESRRRMKSDLAVLNALEPPSHLKKLSIKWVMSTAVYTNWMTSLTNLKSLDINWCIQLECLPPLGKLPLLKELNIRRVENVKKWGDEFLGIESENKSKKDDYHIINIFPNLRVLEIIYLPSWEEWIGMGGKRLEVEEEKDSGFVSDPIIKTMPRLESLTIQGCHKLKCLPDYLRTTPLQKLFIHYCPILKQRCEREIGDYAISMRMMGLV from the exons ATGCATGGGTTGGGAAATGTGGTAGATGTAGGGGAGGCCCAGAATGCacagttgaagaagaagatacATCTCCACGATTTGGAACTAGATTTTCTCGATGAAGGTCAATTCGAAGAGAAAGGGGAAGAGAgtagaagaagaatgaagagtGATTTAGCAGTTTTGAATGCCTTAGAACCACCTTCACacttgaaaaaattatcaattaagTGGGTCATGAGCACCGCAGTGTATACTAATTGGATGACGTCCTTGACCAATTTGAAAAGTCTTGATATCAATTGGTGCATTCAGCTAGAGTGTTTGCCACCTTTGGGGAAGTTGCCGTTACTCAAAGAATTAAATATACGGCGTgtagaaaatgtgaaaaagtgGGGAGATGAATTTTTAGGAATAGAATCCGAAAACAAAAGCAAGAAAGACGActaccacatcataaatatattCCCAAACCTGAGAGTTCTCGAAATTATTTATTTGCCGAGCTGGGAAGAATGGATTGGCATGGGTGGAAAGAGGTTAGaagtggaagaagaaaaagatagtgGTTTCGTTTCAGAtccaataataaaaacaatgcCACGGCTTGAAAGCCTGACAATTCAGGGCTGCCACAAATTAAAATGTCTGCCAGACTACTTGCGTACTACTCCATTACAGAAATTATTCATTCATTACTGTCCAATTCTCAAGCAACGTTGTGAAAGAGAGATAGGAGATTAC GCCATTAGTATGAGGATGATGGGGCTGGTATGA
- the LOC115991410 gene encoding uncharacterized protein LOC115991410 — protein sequence MREGEPLKTYSDRYWEMFNEINGDYDDVAISTFKVGLSAEHDLRKSLIGKLVTSVRQLMDQIDKYRKVEEDQLQGKGKVKPRSANTQVVNAVFRKPVQQDYGHTTKDCRNLWDHLDQLVREGKLRQLLHHSSGQGSQTGSKFRGDASSRLPLGTINVIFVAPGRTRSCPSRVMSVSLYPAEESSLMPKRVKMGIPLVLGFSNEDKFGTIQPHDYALVVTLRVGGYDMKMVMID from the exons ATGCGAGAGGGGGAACCTTTGAAGACCTACTCAgatagatactgggagatgtttaatgaaataaaCGGAGACTATGACGATGTGGCCATTAGTACTTTTAAGGTTGGCCTCTCAGCCGAGCATGATTTGAGGAAATCTTTGATTGGTAAGCTTGTTACTAGTGTGCGTCAACTTATGGATCAGATTGACAAGTACAGAAAGGTAGAAGAAGACCAACTGCAAGGGAAAGGAAAAGTTAAG CCAAGATCTGCCAACACCCAGGTGGTTAATGCTGTATTCCGAAAACCAGTACAACAG GACTATGGACACACTACAAAGGATTGTAGAAACTTATGGGACCATTTAGACCAACTAGTCCGGGAAGGGAAATTAAggcaactcttgcatcattctAGTGGCCAGGGAAGCCAAACGGGTTCGAAGTTTCGGGGAGATGCTTCTTCGAGACTCCCTCTAGGAACGATAAATGTCATATTCGTTGCCCCAGGGAGGACCAGATCTTGCCCTTCTAGAGTAATGTCAGTATCTCTTTACCCAGCTGAGGAATCTAgtttaatgccaaaaagagtCAAGATGGGCATCCCACTGGTGTTAGGTTTTTCAAATGAGGACAAATTTGGAACTATACAGCCTCACGATTATGCTTTGGTGGTTACACTTAGAGTTGGTGGGTATGATATGAAAATGGTGATGATCGACTAG
- the LOC115991413 gene encoding putative disease resistance protein RGA3 codes for MWVCVSDPFDQCKVAKAIIQELDPKHESLNNTTSTLQALLRIVCDLIRDKNIVCDLIRDKKYFLVFDDVWAKDSTKESEKWEPFKNALTCGAQGSRILITTHNEVVAHMMGSAKIDIINLGNLSAEHCWLIIRKKAFFDDNIDQHKDLEP; via the coding sequence atgtgggtttgtgtttctgaTCCTTTTGATCAATGCAAGGTTGCCAAAGCAATCATTCAGGAGCTTGACCCTAAACATGAATCCCTTAATAATACTACTTCTACATTGCAAGCTCTATTGCGTATAGTTTGTGATTTGATTAGGGACAAGAATATAGTTTGTGATTTGATTAGGGACAAGAAGTACTTTCTTGTCTTTGATGATGTGTGGGCCAAAGACTCCACAAAAGAGTCTGAAAAGTGGGAGCCTTTCAAAAATGCTCTCACATGTGGTGCCCAAGGTAGTAGAATTCTAATCACCACACATAATGAGGTAGTTGCGCACATGATGGGGAGTGCCAAAATCGACATAATCAATTTAGGGAATTTGTCAGCCGAGCATTGCTGGTTGATTATTAGGaaaaaagcattttttgatGATAATATAGATCAACATAAAGATCTTGAACCTTAG
- the LOC115991412 gene encoding uncharacterized protein LOC115991412: MLDDADKRHAVKLDTEKLWLEQLQDKYYDMDDVLDTWSTARIKAEIEKKEGKPADVNAPAVVKKVCSFPSPLCCFNLPLRHDVGHKIKKLNEKLDEIFNDREKYGIDFNRQPEVVERPITTSFLDESNIIGRDNYREELLSNLLGVGVQRKENPVSYLWWAWEVLEKPHCPNNLQSQ, encoded by the coding sequence ATGCTGGATGATGCCGATAAAAGACATGCAGTGAAGCTGGATACTGAGAAGCTTTGGTTAGAGCAGCTCCAAGACAAATACTACGATATGGATGACGTTTTGGACACCTGGAGCACTGCAAGGATCAAAGCagagatagagaaaaaagaaggaaaaccaGCTGATGTTAACGCTCCTGCTGTTGTGAAGAAGGTATGCTCCTTCCCATCTCCATTATGTTGTTTTAACCTTCCACTGCGTCATGATGTTGGTCACAAGATTAAAAAACTGAATGAAAAATTAGATGAGATTTTCAATGACAGAGAGAAGTATGGGATTGACTTTAACAGGCAACCTGAAGTAGTTGAGCGACCGATAACTACATCCTTTCTGGATGAGTCCAATATAATTGGTCGTGATAACTATAGGGAGGAGCTGTTGAGCAATCTCTTAGGCGTGGGAGTCCAAAGGAAAGAAAACCCCGTGTCATATCTTTGGTGGGCATGGGAGGTCTTGGAAAAACCACATTGCCCAAATAACCTACAGTCACAGTGA